Proteins encoded by one window of Streptomyces sp. NBC_01477:
- the rplR gene encoding 50S ribosomal protein L18 translates to MAYGVKIAKGKAYKSAAIKRRHIRVRKRISGTTERPRLVVTRSNRGIVAQVIDDLAGHTLASASTLDASIRGGEGDKSAKAKQVGQLVAERAKAKGVEAVVFDRGGNQYAGRIAALADAAREAGLKF, encoded by the coding sequence ATGGCATACGGTGTCAAGATCGCCAAGGGCAAGGCTTACAAGAGCGCTGCGATCAAGCGTCGCCACATCCGGGTGCGCAAGCGCATCTCGGGTACGACCGAGCGTCCGCGCCTGGTCGTGACCCGCTCCAACCGGGGCATCGTGGCGCAGGTCATCGACGACCTCGCGGGCCACACGCTCGCGTCGGCGTCGACCCTCGACGCGTCCATCCGCGGCGGCGAAGGCGACAAGAGCGCCAAGGCTAAGCAGGTCGGCCAGCTCGTGGCCGAACGTGCGAAGGCCAAGGGCGTCGAGGCTGTCGTGTTCGACCGTGGCGGCAACCAGTACGCAGGGCGCATCGCCGCCCTGGCGGACGCCGCCCGCGAAGCCGGACTCAAGTTCTGA
- the rplF gene encoding 50S ribosomal protein L6, giving the protein MSRIGKLPISVPAGVDVTIDGRTVAVKGPKGSLTHTVAAPIDIAKGEDGTLLVTRPNDERVSKALHGLSRTLVANMITGVTAGYSKQLEISGVGYRVQAKGSNLEFALGYSHPILVEAPEGISFKVENPTKFSVEGIDKQKVGEVAANIRKLRKPDPYKAKGVKYAGEVIRRKVGKAGK; this is encoded by the coding sequence ATGTCGCGCATCGGCAAGCTGCCCATCTCGGTTCCCGCCGGAGTGGACGTCACCATCGACGGCCGCACGGTCGCGGTGAAGGGCCCCAAGGGCTCGCTCACCCACACCGTCGCCGCGCCGATCGACATCGCCAAGGGCGAGGACGGCACTCTGCTGGTCACCCGCCCCAACGACGAGCGTGTCTCGAAGGCCTTGCACGGCCTGTCCCGCACGCTGGTGGCGAACATGATCACCGGCGTGACCGCGGGCTACAGCAAGCAGCTCGAAATCAGCGGTGTCGGCTACCGCGTCCAGGCGAAGGGCTCCAACCTGGAGTTCGCGCTGGGCTACAGCCACCCGATTCTCGTCGAGGCCCCCGAGGGGATCTCCTTCAAGGTGGAGAACCCCACGAAGTTCTCCGTCGAGGGCATCGACAAGCAGAAGGTCGGCGAGGTGGCCGCCAACATCCGCAAGCTGCGGAAGCCCGACCCGTACAAGGCCAAGGGCGTCAAGTACGCGGGCGAAGTCATCCGCCGCAAGGTCGGAAAGGCGGGTAAGTAG
- the rpsH gene encoding 30S ribosomal protein S8 codes for MTMTDPIADMLTRLRNANSAYHDDVVMPFSKIKSHIAEILQQEGYITGWKVEDAEVGKNLVLELKFGPERQRSIAGIKRISKPGLRVYAKSTNLPKVLGGLGVAIISTSHGLLTGQQAQKKGVGGEVLAYVW; via the coding sequence ATGACCATGACCGACCCCATCGCAGACATGCTGACCCGTCTGCGTAACGCGAATTCGGCATACCACGACGATGTCGTGATGCCGTTCAGCAAGATCAAGTCGCACATCGCGGAGATCCTCCAGCAGGAGGGCTACATCACCGGCTGGAAGGTCGAGGACGCCGAGGTCGGCAAGAACCTCGTCCTGGAGCTGAAGTTCGGCCCGGAGCGCCAGCGCTCCATCGCCGGCATCAAGCGGATCAGCAAGCCGGGTCTGCGGGTCTACGCGAAGTCCACCAATCTGCCGAAGGTGCTCGGCGGCCTCGGCGTGGCGATCATCTCCACGTCGCACGGTCTGCTCACCGGCCAGCAGGCTCAGAAGAAGGGCGTGGGTGGGGAAGTCCTCGCCTACGTCTGGTAA
- a CDS encoding type Z 30S ribosomal protein S14 gives MAKKALIAKAARKPKFTVRGYNRCQRCGRPHSVYRKFGLCRVCLREMAHRGELPGVTKSSW, from the coding sequence GTGGCGAAGAAGGCTCTGATCGCTAAGGCCGCTCGCAAGCCCAAGTTCACTGTCCGCGGCTACAACCGCTGCCAGCGCTGTGGCCGGCCGCACTCCGTCTACCGCAAGTTCGGCCTGTGCCGTGTGTGCCTTCGTGAGATGGCCCACCGCGGCGAGCTGCCGGGCGTGACCAAGAGCTCCTGGTAG
- the rplE gene encoding 50S ribosomal protein L5: MTATTTSPRLKARYREEIAGKMREQFSYENVMQIPGLTKIVVNMGVGDAARDSKLIEGAIRDLATITGQKPQVTKARKSIAQFKLREGQPIGAHVTLRGDRMWEFLDRLLSLALPRIRDFRGLSPKQFDGRGNYTFGLTEQVMFHEIDQDKIDRVRGMDITVVTTATNDDEGRALLRHLGFPFKEN; this comes from the coding sequence ATGACTGCCACCACCACTTCACCGCGTCTCAAGGCGCGCTACCGCGAGGAGATCGCGGGCAAGATGCGTGAGCAGTTCTCCTACGAGAACGTCATGCAGATCCCCGGTCTCACCAAGATCGTGGTCAACATGGGTGTGGGCGACGCCGCCCGCGACTCCAAGCTGATCGAGGGCGCCATCCGCGACCTCGCCACGATCACCGGCCAGAAGCCGCAGGTCACCAAGGCCCGTAAGTCCATCGCGCAGTTCAAACTGCGTGAGGGCCAGCCGATCGGTGCCCACGTCACGCTGCGCGGCGACCGCATGTGGGAGTTCCTCGACCGTCTGCTGTCGCTGGCGCTGCCGCGTATCCGCGACTTCCGCGGTCTGTCCCCCAAGCAGTTCGACGGCCGGGGCAACTACACCTTCGGTCTCACGGAGCAGGTCATGTTCCACGAGATCGACCAGGACAAGATCGACCGGGTCCGGGGCATGGACATCACCGTGGTCACCACGGCGACCAACGACGACGAGGGTCGTGCCCTCCTTCGTCACCTCGGCTTCCCGTTCAAGGAGAACTGA
- the rplX gene encoding 50S ribosomal protein L24, whose translation MKIKKGDLVQVITGKDRGKQGKVIVAYPAQDRVLVEGVNRVKKHTKAGATDRGSKTGGIITTEAPIHVSNVQLVVEKDGKKVVTRVGFRFDDEGNKIRVAKRTGEDI comes from the coding sequence ATGAAGATCAAGAAGGGCGACCTGGTCCAGGTCATCACCGGTAAGGACAGGGGCAAGCAGGGCAAGGTCATCGTGGCCTACCCGGCTCAGGACCGTGTCCTCGTCGAGGGTGTCAACCGGGTCAAGAAGCACACCAAGGCCGGCGCGACCGACCGCGGTTCGAAGACCGGCGGCATCATCACCACCGAGGCGCCGATCCACGTCAGCAACGTGCAGCTGGTTGTTGAGAAGGACGGCAAGAAGGTCGTGACCCGCGTCGGCTTCCGCTTCGACGACGAGGGCAACAAGATCCGCGTTGCCAAGCGGACCGGTGAGGACATCTGA
- the rplN gene encoding 50S ribosomal protein L14 codes for MIQQESRLRIADNTGAKEILCIRVLGGSGRRYAGIGDVIVATVKDAIPGGNVKKGEVVKAVIVRTVKERRRADGSYIRFDENAAVILKNDGDPRGTRIFGPVGRELREKKFMKIVSLAPEVL; via the coding sequence GTGATCCAGCAGGAGTCGCGACTCCGCATCGCTGATAACACAGGTGCCAAGGAGATCCTTTGCATCCGTGTTCTCGGTGGTTCGGGTCGCCGCTACGCGGGAATCGGTGACGTCATCGTCGCCACCGTCAAGGACGCGATCCCCGGTGGCAACGTGAAGAAGGGCGAGGTCGTCAAGGCGGTCATCGTCCGGACGGTCAAGGAGCGCCGTCGTGCCGACGGCTCGTACATCCGGTTCGACGAGAACGCCGCCGTCATCCTCAAGAACGACGGCGACCCCCGCGGCACCCGTATCTTCGGCCCGGTGGGCCGTGAGCTGCGCGAGAAGAAGTTCATGAAGATCGTCTCGCTCGCGCCGGAGGTGCTGTAA
- the rpsQ gene encoding 30S ribosomal protein S17, which produces MSEKNVTETTDEQRGFRKTREGLVVSDKMDKTVVVAVEDRVKHALYGKVIRRTNKLKAHDEQNAAGIGDRVLLMETRPTSATKRWRVVEILEKAK; this is translated from the coding sequence ATGAGCGAGAAGAATGTGACTGAGACGACCGACGAGCAGCGCGGCTTCCGCAAGACCCGTGAGGGCCTCGTGGTCAGCGACAAGATGGACAAGACCGTTGTGGTCGCCGTCGAGGACCGCGTCAAGCACGCCCTGTACGGCAAGGTCATCCGCCGCACCAACAAGCTCAAGGCGCACGACGAGCAGAACGCCGCGGGCATCGGCGACCGGGTCCTCCTGATGGAGACCCGGCCGACCTCCGCCACGAAGCGTTGGCGCGTCGTGGAGATCCTCGAGAAGGCCAAGTAG
- the rpmC gene encoding 50S ribosomal protein L29 yields MAAGTKATELRQLGDEELVGKLREAKEELFNLRFQAATGQLENNSRLRVVRKDIARIYTLMRERELGIETVETVESA; encoded by the coding sequence ATGGCGGCCGGTACCAAGGCGACCGAGCTGCGCCAGCTGGGCGACGAGGAACTCGTCGGCAAGCTGCGTGAGGCCAAGGAGGAGCTGTTCAACCTCCGCTTCCAGGCGGCCACGGGACAGCTTGAGAACAACAGCCGGCTCAGGGTCGTCCGCAAGGACATCGCCCGGATCTACACCCTCATGCGTGAGCGCGAGCTGGGCATCGAGACGGTGGAGACGGTGGAGAGCGCCTGA
- the rplP gene encoding 50S ribosomal protein L16 — translation MLIPRRVKHRKQHHPTRRGQAKGGTELAFGEYGLQAVTPAYVTNRQIESARISITRHIKRGGKVWINIYPDRPLTKKPAETRMGSGKGSPEWWIANVKPGRVMFELSFPNEKVAREALTRAAHKLPMKCRIVRREAGES, via the coding sequence ATGCTGATCCCCCGTAGGGTCAAGCACCGCAAGCAGCACCACCCGACGCGCCGCGGACAGGCCAAGGGCGGTACCGAGCTGGCGTTCGGCGAGTACGGCCTGCAGGCCGTCACCCCCGCGTACGTGACCAACCGGCAGATCGAGTCCGCTCGTATCTCCATCACCCGGCACATCAAGCGTGGCGGCAAGGTCTGGATCAACATCTACCCGGACCGCCCGCTGACCAAGAAGCCGGCCGAGACCCGCATGGGTTCCGGTAAGGGTTCGCCGGAGTGGTGGATCGCGAACGTCAAGCCCGGACGGGTGATGTTCGAGCTGTCCTTCCCGAACGAGAAGGTTGCCCGCGAGGCGCTCACCCGCGCCGCGCACAAGCTTCCGATGAAGTGCCGCATCGTGCGGCGCGAGGCAGGTGAGTCGTGA
- the rpsC gene encoding 30S ribosomal protein S3 gives MGQKVNPYGFRLGITTDFKSRWYADKLYKDYVKEDVAIRRMMTQGMERAGISKVEIERTRDRVRVDIHTARPGIVIGRRGAEADRIRGDLEKLTGKQVQLNILEVKNPEMDAQLVAQAVAEQLSSRVSFRRAMRKSMQGTLKAGAKGIKIQCGGRLGGAEMSRSEFYREGRVPLHTLRANVDYGFFEAKTTFGRIGVKVWIYKGNVKNIAEVRADNAAARAGNRPARGGGNERPQRRGGERGGERGGRGRRPQTEGTQAPKADAPAAEVPAAETPGTEG, from the coding sequence ATGGGCCAGAAGGTTAACCCGTACGGGTTCCGGCTCGGCATCACCACGGACTTCAAGTCCCGGTGGTACGCCGACAAGCTGTACAAGGACTACGTCAAGGAAGACGTCGCCATCCGCCGGATGATGACGCAGGGCATGGAGCGGGCCGGCATCTCCAAGGTGGAGATCGAGCGCACCCGTGACCGCGTCCGCGTCGACATCCACACCGCCCGGCCGGGCATCGTCATCGGCCGCCGCGGCGCGGAGGCCGACCGTATCCGCGGTGACCTGGAGAAGCTGACCGGCAAGCAGGTCCAGCTGAACATCCTCGAGGTCAAGAACCCGGAGATGGACGCTCAGCTGGTGGCCCAGGCCGTCGCCGAGCAGCTGTCCTCGCGCGTCTCCTTCCGCCGTGCCATGCGCAAGAGCATGCAGGGCACGCTGAAGGCCGGCGCCAAGGGCATCAAGATCCAGTGCGGCGGCCGTCTCGGCGGCGCCGAGATGTCCCGCTCGGAGTTCTACCGAGAGGGCCGCGTCCCGCTGCACACCCTGCGGGCGAACGTGGACTACGGCTTCTTCGAGGCCAAGACCACCTTCGGCCGGATCGGTGTGAAGGTCTGGATCTACAAGGGCAATGTCAAGAACATCGCCGAGGTCCGTGCCGACAACGCGGCCGCCAGGGCGGGCAACCGTCCGGCCCGCGGTGGCGGCAACGAGCGTCCGCAGCGCCGTGGTGGCGAGCGCGGTGGCGAGCGCGGTGGCCGCGGCCGTCGTCCCCAGACGGAAGGCACCCAGGCCCCCAAGGCCGACGCGCCCGCCGCTGAGGTCCCGGCCGCCGAGACCCCCGGAACGGAAGGCTAA
- the rplV gene encoding 50S ribosomal protein L22 yields MEARAQARYIRVTPMKARRVVDLIRGLDATEAQAILRFTPQAASEPVGKVLDSAIANAAHNYDHTDAESLYISEAYVDEGPTLKRFRPRAQGRAYRIRKRTSHITVVVASKEGTR; encoded by the coding sequence ATGGAAGCCAGGGCCCAGGCGCGGTACATCCGCGTCACGCCCATGAAGGCCCGCCGCGTGGTGGACCTCATCCGTGGCTTGGATGCCACGGAGGCTCAGGCGATCCTGCGCTTCACCCCGCAGGCCGCGAGCGAGCCGGTCGGCAAGGTGCTCGACAGCGCCATTGCCAACGCCGCGCACAACTACGACCACACGGACGCCGAGTCGCTGTACATCAGCGAGGCGTACGTGGACGAGGGTCCGACCCTGAAGCGGTTCCGGCCGCGCGCCCAGGGCCGTGCCTACCGGATCCGCAAGCGGACCAGCCACATCACCGTGGTCGTCGCCAGCAAGGAAGGGACCCGGTAA
- the rpsS gene encoding 30S ribosomal protein S19, which produces MPRSLKKGPFVDDHLIKKVDVQNEAGTKNVIKTWSRRSMIIPAMLGHTIAVHDGRKHVPVFVTESMVGHKLGEFAPTRTFRGHEKDDRKSRRR; this is translated from the coding sequence ATGCCGCGCAGTCTCAAGAAGGGGCCCTTCGTCGACGACCACCTCATCAAGAAGGTGGACGTCCAGAACGAAGCAGGCACCAAGAACGTCATCAAGACCTGGTCCCGCCGCTCGATGATCATCCCGGCGATGCTCGGCCACACGATCGCGGTGCACGACGGCCGTAAGCACGTCCCGGTGTTTGTCACTGAGTCGATGGTCGGCCACAAGCTCGGCGAGTTCGCACCGACCCGCACCTTCCGCGGGCACGAGAAGGACGACCGCAAGTCGCGGCGTCGCTGA
- the rplB gene encoding 50S ribosomal protein L2, with protein sequence MGIRKYKPTTPGRRGSSVADFVEITRSTPEKSLVRPLHSKGGRNNAGRVTVRHQGGGHKRAYRVIDFRRHDKDGVPAKVAHIEYDPNRTARIALLHYADGEKRYILAPAKLQQGDRIENGANADIKPGNNLPLRNIPVGTTIHAIELRPGGGAKISRSAGASVQLLAKEGTMATLRMPSGEVRMVDVRCRATIGEVGNAEQSNINWGKAGRMRWKGVRPTVRGVAMNPVDHPHGGGEGKTSGGRHPVSPWGQKEGRTRSPKKASSKYIVRRRKTNKKR encoded by the coding sequence ATGGGTATCCGCAAGTACAAGCCGACGACCCCGGGCCGTCGTGGCTCCAGCGTCGCCGACTTTGTCGAGATCACGCGGTCCACGCCGGAGAAGTCGCTGGTCCGCCCCCTGCACAGCAAGGGCGGCCGTAACAACGCCGGTCGTGTGACCGTTCGCCACCAAGGTGGTGGCCACAAGCGCGCCTACCGTGTCATCGACTTCCGTCGGCACGACAAGGACGGCGTGCCCGCCAAGGTCGCGCACATCGAGTACGACCCCAACCGCACCGCGCGCATCGCGCTGCTGCACTACGCGGACGGCGAGAAGCGCTACATCCTCGCCCCCGCGAAGCTCCAGCAGGGCGACCGGATCGAGAACGGCGCCAACGCCGACATCAAGCCGGGCAACAACCTGCCGCTGCGCAACATCCCGGTCGGTACCACGATCCACGCGATCGAGCTCCGGCCCGGTGGCGGCGCGAAGATCTCCCGCTCCGCGGGCGCTTCGGTCCAGCTGCTGGCGAAGGAGGGCACCATGGCCACCCTTCGTATGCCGTCCGGCGAGGTCCGGATGGTCGACGTCCGCTGCCGCGCCACCATCGGCGAGGTCGGCAACGCCGAGCAGTCGAACATCAACTGGGGCAAGGCCGGCCGTATGCGGTGGAAGGGCGTACGCCCGACCGTCCGCGGTGTCGCCATGAACCCGGTGGACCACCCGCACGGTGGTGGTGAGGGCAAGACCTCCGGTGGTCGCCACCCGGTCTCGCCCTGGGGTCAGAAGGAAGGTCGTACGCGCTCGCCGAAGAAGGCATCGAGCAAGTACATCGTCCGCCGCCGCAAGACGAACAAGAAGCGCTAG
- the rplW gene encoding 50S ribosomal protein L23: MAEQTEITSKTYTDPRDLLIKPVVSEKSYALLDENKYTFVVDPRANKTQIKQAVEAVFQVKVTGVNTINRQGKRKRTRTGFGKRANTKRAIVTLAEGDRIDIFGGPVS, translated from the coding sequence ATGGCCGAGCAGACCGAGATCACCAGCAAGACCTACACGGATCCCCGTGACCTGCTGATCAAGCCCGTGGTCTCCGAGAAGAGCTACGCGCTGCTGGACGAGAACAAGTACACGTTCGTCGTCGACCCGCGCGCCAACAAGACCCAGATCAAGCAGGCCGTCGAGGCGGTCTTCCAGGTCAAGGTCACCGGGGTCAACACGATCAACCGGCAGGGCAAGCGCAAGCGCACCCGCACCGGTTTCGGCAAGCGTGCCAACACCAAGCGCGCCATCGTGACCCTCGCCGAGGGCGACCGAATCGACATCTTCGGCGGCCCGGTCTCCTAA
- the rplD gene encoding 50S ribosomal protein L4, translating to MSTIDILSPAGDTTGTVELPAEIFDAKVSIPLIHQVVVAQLAAARQGTHKVKTRGEVRGGGRKPYRQKGTGRARQGSTRAPQFAGGGVVHGPVPRDYSQRTPKKMVKAALRGALTDRARHNRIHVVTGVIEGESPSTKAARTLLGKISERKNVLLVLERADEAAWLSARNLPQVHILEAGQLNTYDVLVSDDVVFTKGAFDRFTGAGVDEAELEGSDA from the coding sequence ATGAGCACCATTGACATCCTGTCGCCCGCGGGCGACACGACCGGGACCGTAGAGCTCCCGGCAGAGATCTTCGACGCCAAGGTCAGCATCCCGCTGATCCACCAGGTCGTCGTCGCGCAGCTGGCCGCTGCCCGCCAGGGCACGCACAAGGTCAAGACGCGTGGCGAGGTCCGCGGTGGTGGCCGCAAGCCGTACCGCCAGAAGGGCACGGGCCGCGCCCGCCAGGGCTCGACCCGCGCGCCGCAGTTCGCAGGCGGTGGCGTCGTGCACGGACCGGTGCCGCGCGACTACTCGCAGCGCACCCCGAAGAAGATGGTCAAGGCCGCCCTGCGCGGTGCCCTGACCGACCGGGCGCGCCACAACCGCATTCACGTCGTCACCGGCGTGATCGAGGGCGAGTCGCCGTCCACCAAGGCCGCCAGGACGCTGCTCGGCAAGATCAGTGAGCGCAAGAACGTGCTCCTGGTCCTCGAGCGGGCCGACGAGGCCGCCTGGCTGTCCGCACGCAACCTGCCCCAGGTGCACATCCTGGAGGCCGGTCAGCTGAACACGTACGACGTGCTCGTCTCCGACGACGTGGTCTTCACCAAGGGCGCGTTCGACCGCTTCACCGGCGCCGGTGTCGACGAGGCCGAGCTGGAAGGGAGCGACGCCTGA
- the rplC gene encoding 50S ribosomal protein L3, whose amino-acid sequence MTKQIKGILGEKLGMTQVWDENNRVVPVTVVKAGPNVVTQVRTNDADGYESVQIAFGEIDPRKVNKPLKGHFAKADVTPRRHLVELRTADAAEYTLGQEITAEVFEAGIKVDVTGKSKGKGFAGVMKRHNFKGLGAGHGVQRKHRSPGSIGGCATPGRVFKGMRMAGRMGNERVTTQNLTVHAVDAEKGLLLIKGAIPGPNGGLVLVRTAAKGA is encoded by the coding sequence ATGACCAAGCAGATCAAGGGCATCCTGGGCGAGAAGCTCGGCATGACCCAGGTCTGGGACGAGAACAACCGTGTCGTCCCTGTGACCGTGGTCAAGGCCGGCCCGAACGTCGTGACCCAGGTCCGTACGAATGACGCCGACGGCTACGAGTCGGTCCAGATCGCCTTCGGCGAGATCGACCCGCGCAAGGTGAACAAGCCCCTCAAGGGCCACTTCGCCAAGGCCGACGTCACCCCGCGCCGCCACCTGGTGGAGCTGCGTACCGCCGACGCGGCCGAGTACACGCTCGGCCAGGAGATCACCGCCGAGGTGTTCGAGGCCGGTATCAAGGTCGACGTGACCGGCAAGAGCAAGGGCAAGGGCTTCGCCGGTGTCATGAAGCGTCACAACTTCAAGGGCCTCGGCGCCGGCCACGGCGTCCAGCGCAAGCACCGCTCGCCGGGTTCCATCGGCGGCTGCGCCACCCCTGGGCGTGTCTTCAAGGGCATGCGCATGGCGGGCCGTATGGGCAACGAGCGGGTCACCACTCAGAACCTGACCGTCCACGCCGTTGACGCGGAGAAGGGACTGCTGCTCATCAAGGGCGCGATCCCGGGCCCGAACGGCGGCCTCGTCCTGGTCCGCACCGCGGCCAAGGGGGCTTGA
- the rpsJ gene encoding 30S ribosomal protein S10 yields the protein MAGQKIRIRLKAYDHEVIDSSAKKIVETVTRTGAQVAGPVPLPTEKNVYCVIKSPHKYKDSREHFEMRTHKRLIDILDPTPKTVDSLMRLDLPAGVDIEIKL from the coding sequence ATGGCGGGACAGAAGATCCGCATCCGGCTCAAGGCCTACGACCACGAAGTCATCGACTCCTCGGCGAAGAAGATCGTCGAGACGGTGACGCGTACTGGTGCGCAGGTCGCGGGCCCGGTGCCGCTGCCCACTGAGAAGAACGTGTACTGCGTCATCAAGTCGCCGCACAAGTACAAGGACTCGCGCGAGCACTTCGAGATGCGCACGCACAAGCGCCTGATCGACATCCTCGACCCGACGCCCAAGACCGTTGACTCGCTGATGCGCCTGGACCTTCCGGCCGGCGTCGACATCGAGATCAAGCTCTGA
- a CDS encoding acyltransferase family protein: MTSRTPGQPLPEQAGPAPVREPEAAAPGGAKAKPVRLAAVDALRLVAALSVAAYHFLGTGTAQYWGTDPRDFARPLHQASMYGWLGVEAFFVISGFVICMSGWGRTPGQFAVSRLSRLYPAYWAALALIVLYRVLLAIRQGDASGIPDLRQIVGNLTMAPEQVGVHELNGVVWTLWVEARFYLLMAVVLAFGTTYHRMLGFCTAWLALAVVTRQMHVTLLDQVVQSDCAGLFIAGIVLYLMYRFGRNLLLWTMLGLAWAYELVALHDRTYYHMRDTAGPKIAVSWPVCALLLTGFLALLALCAFGPLRRLQWRWMVTAGILTYPFYLVHLTLGTALGVNLTNHGPALGPWVNLLTTLAAMLVLSWLIHKVVEKPLGLAMRRGLAAGLNPPRARAEAAAAAAARAKAEAEARSEAGAGTGAGNGSGTGAGAGAGAGAGAGAGAGAGAGAGAGAGAGAGNGSGSGTGSGTGPG, from the coding sequence ATGACCAGCCGCACCCCGGGGCAGCCGCTGCCCGAGCAGGCAGGGCCCGCCCCGGTGCGCGAGCCGGAGGCGGCGGCCCCGGGCGGCGCCAAGGCGAAGCCGGTACGGCTGGCCGCCGTCGACGCGCTGCGGCTGGTGGCGGCGCTCTCCGTGGCGGCCTACCACTTCCTGGGCACGGGCACCGCCCAGTACTGGGGAACCGATCCGCGCGACTTCGCCCGGCCGCTGCACCAGGCGAGCATGTACGGCTGGCTGGGCGTCGAGGCGTTCTTCGTGATCAGCGGGTTCGTGATCTGCATGAGCGGCTGGGGCCGCACCCCGGGCCAGTTCGCCGTCTCCCGGCTGTCGCGCCTCTACCCGGCCTATTGGGCCGCCCTCGCGCTGATCGTGCTGTACCGGGTGCTGCTCGCCATACGGCAGGGCGATGCGAGCGGGATACCCGACCTCCGGCAGATCGTCGGCAACCTCACGATGGCTCCCGAGCAGGTGGGCGTCCACGAGCTGAACGGCGTCGTGTGGACCCTGTGGGTCGAGGCCCGCTTCTACCTCCTGATGGCCGTGGTCCTGGCCTTCGGTACGACCTACCACCGGATGCTCGGCTTCTGCACGGCCTGGCTGGCGCTGGCCGTGGTCACCCGGCAGATGCACGTCACCCTGCTCGACCAGGTCGTCCAGAGCGACTGCGCGGGCCTGTTCATCGCGGGGATCGTGCTCTACCTGATGTACCGCTTCGGCCGGAATCTGCTGCTGTGGACCATGCTCGGGCTGGCCTGGGCCTACGAGCTGGTCGCCCTGCACGACCGGACGTACTACCACATGCGGGACACGGCCGGCCCCAAGATCGCCGTGTCCTGGCCGGTCTGCGCGCTGCTGCTGACCGGCTTCCTGGCGCTGCTCGCCCTGTGCGCCTTCGGCCCGCTGCGACGGCTGCAATGGCGCTGGATGGTCACCGCGGGCATCCTGACCTACCCCTTCTACCTGGTGCACCTGACCCTGGGGACGGCCCTGGGCGTCAACCTGACCAACCACGGGCCGGCGCTGGGTCCCTGGGTCAACCTGCTGACGACCCTGGCCGCGATGCTGGTGCTGTCCTGGCTGATCCACAAGGTCGTGGAGAAGCCGCTGGGCCTCGCGATGCGGCGCGGCCTGGCCGCTGGGCTCAACCCGCCCAGGGCGAGAGCGGAGGCGGCGGCTGCCGCGGCGGCCAGGGCGAAGGCCGAAGCCGAGGCTCGGTCCGAGGCCGGCGCCGGGACCGGGGCCGGGAACGGGAGCGGGACCGGGGCCGGGGCCGGGGCCGGGGCCGGGGCCGGGGCCGGGGCCGGGGCCGGGGCCGGGGCCGGGGCCGGGGCCGGGGCCGGGGCCGGGGCCGGGAACGGAAGCGGGAGCGGGACCGGGAGCGGGACCGGCCCCGGCTGA